The Nasonia vitripennis strain AsymCx chromosome 4 unlocalized genomic scaffold, Nvit_psr_1.1 chr4_random0003, whole genome shotgun sequence nucleotide sequence aaaacaaaaaactttaGCCAACATAATACCATGTACATCTGCAATGGAGACACAAAATCTACAACATTTATTATCTCAAcagaatttgaataaaaaccATACCGACTCTACAACAGTTGCAAACACAAATAATTTGTCAAGGTAACCTTTAATACGCAGTatacattattaatattatttcaactgcttctaaattatttttgtcatTTATCAATAACGATTTCAACAGAAGTAATGATGCTGCATGCGGTCAACAAGAAACGAGACAAATATTATCTACATCTTCATATACAGGCCCTTTTAGATTGTACCAACAACGTAATATTTATGCACAGCCGCAGGCAAACTTGTATAATTACACAGACATTCCAATGATGCCTCCAGGAAACTGTCTCTTTCACTCTCTAATAAAGATTCTTGATCTACAAATTTCACCTACGGACCTGCGACGACAACTAAGAGAATCACCATTTTTGCGATCTTGTGGAGACCCTCTTTTCACAAGCCAGATATTGCATAGCGATACTGAATATGGAGACATGGATTACTTATACCTTTTTTCGAGAGTTTATAATCAAAACATATGCGTTCATCTGCAATATACTGACATTAGAACTAACACTGAAACATTAACTTTTTGCCACTATAACGTTACTGACTCACTAAATTTTATGCACCTACATCtacaaaatttacattttacgCTATATATCACAGTACAAGATGTTATTACACAGAATATAATAAATGCTAGTGTCTACTGTGAAAACCATGGGAATGACATGAGTGATGAAGTTTGCCatgaaaatgatatttttgCAATTCCTGATCTTTCGATTCAGAGttatacaaattattataaacatgCACAAGGACatctacatttttataaaatttttacaaaaaatacatTTGGAATATCGTATGCTGTATGTGACAGGCTGTGGTGGAACAACGATTTAAAAACAACTTCTGAAATACACAATGATATTTTGGAAAAGATCTTGCCGGTAATGTATTTAGCACAGAATATTGGAACGAagttccttttttatttttaattgctattcaaacatttatgatgattgattttataatttttatttcagctTTGCCAGACAGGTAATACGGTAAAGGTGTGCTCTACTTGTAAATCAGCGTtggacaaaaagaaaatacaaatattgtCAACATATAACGATTTTTCATACCCGACAATACCTgctcatttttgtttttttttatatgtttataaatCGCTGGTGTAACTTCTAGTATTGCACACATGGTTTTAGATTTCACGTTTTCGTACATATGTAAAACTTTGCACTTTTCATCAAAATCACTGAAATTTCTTTGATTAATATCTTGTTCAAAATCTCTGTCATTATTATAAACTTTGTCTATATCAATCACTTTCACGGTTGGCTTTCTTATCTGTtccttttcaattttaaaatccttGTTTGCTAGTTTTTTGATCAAAGTTTTTTCGAGTGAATTCGAAATACTTTCCTCGTTCATGCAATTTATTAttacgttatttttatttttattaatgacatttttagtttgtatggatttaaatatttgacaattgTATTTTCTAAGTTAGTGttgtcatttttatttattttcttgacAACTAATTTGCACTCTTGGGTTTGGGTTTGCTATTgtttattgaacttgttaaTGCCTCAGAAAATGATTTAACTTTGTTAAAATCAGTGTTATtgattctttgtttttcattaattagTAATTCGTTTAGTAGTTGATTTTACCTTGTAGTTCCTTGTATAATTCTTTTAGTAAACTGTTTTagacttttagtttttcattttcactATAATCATCAATAGTACTGTTATTTTCACCGTCTTGTTTCTTGCTGAGTTCAATATCATTTAATATCTCACGTTTGACTTCTTCTCTGTTTTCATACTTCAGCTGTGCGATGAATTCGCAGGCCTGCTGATTAAGCGTGACATATGGTAGCTTAGAGGTTAGAGCAAAATTCGGGTGCTCCTGGCAGATTACAAATGAGCTGTTTAGGAATTTCACAGGACTTCCAGAGTTATAATTTGACACAAATTCGCTCGTGTGATAGAAATCACCACAAAATATGCACACTACTGCACTTACTTTATTGGTTGGATGACATTTAAAGTACTTATGATTAAGAGCGGCATCGGGCGGCTCATTGCCTCCCGACGTCATCTTGGTTCGATGATGACATGCCATTCAAATGTTATTACTGGTGAAACATATGCACAAAATTTATGAgactattaaaaatatacgactttatattaattttataataattattgtaaacaGATAAGGTAACTTAATCGCTAATGAAAAtttgtaactttttaaaaatttaagttaACTAGCGGCTTATGAAAAATTAAGCACGATTTTatcgtcatttttcaattttttctttttaacatTCGTTTAAATTCATACATatagaaaaacaataattcacAATGAGGTTGTAATCACaagtaaaaaataacaacCAATCAGAGGGcgaacaaaaatgttgaagaTGCTATTAAGAGGTCTCATAGTTTCCCGTTTCTAAATTATTGGTTGGCTGTGGATAATGAATATGGTAAATCCAGTATCTACGCTAAATAAACGACCGAATCGTTTGTTAACGGCTTTTCTCGAAATTATTTCATAAGCTCATCTCATTGTAATcgcaaataataaaatttagacAAATGCTTATTTGAAaagatctgaatttttacagtttattatttatgcaCTTAATATTTATCACGATCAAGAACAAATCTTTACAATGCTGTAACAAGCGCTTACTTGATTACTAAGAGTATGCGAGCACGACTGTGTTCCTACTCTTTGGTCTTCAAGTATCGCATGTAATAGACTTTTACACTTTTATCTGCCCCAAGTATGCGAGCACGACCGTATTCCTACTTTGTGGTGGTTAGAAGATGCTATTAAGGAGTCCCATTGTTTCCCGTTTGTAAATTATGGTCAGGTTGACTGTAGACAATGAATATGGTAAATCCAGTATCTACACTAAATAAACGACCGAATCGTTTGTTAACGACTTTTCTCGAAATTATTTCATAAGCTCATCTCATTGTAATcgcgaataataaaatttagacAAATGCTTATTTGAAaagatctgaatttttacagtttataatttatgcacTTAATATTTCTCACGATCAAGAACAAATCTTTACAATGCTGTAACAAGCGCTTACTTGATTACTAAGAGTATGCGAGCACGACTGTGTTCCTACTCTTTGGTCTTCAAGTATAGCTTCTAATACACGTTTACACTTTTAGCTTCCTTAAGCATACGAGCTTATGATAAAGTTGAATGTGACCAATGAATATAGGTAGTAAAATATCTATATTTGGTTAATGTAGTTACTTTATCATTCATTTTTTGTAAACACTATGGcagttttattaaaatcatttgaaaaaatgtgaaaaccttttttgaatataatagcagaatattattttagtatattatataacCTTTAAATAGCATTATAATCCATTATCAAATGCAATGACATGATTTCATGAAGTCAATAGTTAAATTTGtttcaataattataattttattgaatatgCATGAGAAAATATGTACAGCTTACGTAACACGATTTCGTTTAGCTGTAGTGCATAATataaagttatatatatatatatatatatatatatatatatatataagtgtaTAGTGACCGTATAGGAAAACAGCTAATTTACTCCTACTTCGTAGTTGTGAAAAACACGAAAATCcatacatgcgttacaaaaactaTATCAATTTGAACTGCAAACTTCACACTACGTctaaagcccactttacgcccttggtacacattaaactaatttttttaaggGTACGTTTTAAACGTGAACTTAAATCGATTTTCTTATAAGCCACagatataatttaatatcacAAATAATCACATAAATATGTCATATGTATAACAGCAATTTTATCCAAAAAGTATGCTGCGTCTGCTCGGCTCGCTCTCGAATTCAAAAGCTTTGGCCCTGCGGTCATCGAATGTGTACACCCTGCATTCGGAGTATCCTTAGACCGATCTGCCCTTGTTGCCGAGCATGGATCCGGTCCTATCTCTCCGCAAACATGATGGGAGGTGAAATTTATACTCTGAATTTACCATCATATGATTGGAACGATGTTTTAATCAAAGAATATGGTCCAGTAATTggttaataaaattgttgaaaaatagcaggcattgttgttattataattaagATTTTGCTATcatactttaaaaaataatttcttctCAGTTGATAAATTATGATGAAACAAATTCTATTTTGGTAAGTAATAAttcatacatatatttattattaatgtatGAAATTGATTCTTTAAGATAATATCGTGCGAAGCAATTGATTTTAGTATAAAAAATCGCTGCTAACTTCATTATTAGTAGGGCACATGCGCCCAGTATAGAACTACTTAGCGAATTTTTCTATAACTTTCGATTAGGACCGTGAAAATTGCACAATCTGCAGGATTTACTTGCTGTTTAAGGacctttgatgtactgtatAGTAGGGTcgttaattttgcaaaataaacaaatagaaTTAAGCAAAATTGTAAAAGCTAACGTGGGATATCGGAAAAGTGTCGCCCAGATTAGAATACCATTGATATTTACAATAactaatatatgtatacactgcAAACGTCCGAAAACCATTAAAATGCTCGCGTTATGTGAAGAAATTTCGTTAAGGGAAAATCTCCCTTATGCTTTGTACAAGAGATAAGATGATTAAAAGTTGTTTTGATTATCTTTTCATATTTAAGATTTTAACTCATTAGTTCCTGTTGTGAAAGAAgcttaatttaattaaaatagaCAACTGTAAAGcacaatatataaattttccaacatgtttactttttattgatatttattcaTGAACAAAAACATGAAAGGTTCCAGACATGGTGATGAGATATTTACTCTTGAGTTTCGGAATTTCAGAACACGAAAAGATTCATTATATATACCTAGACTCTTCGCCTCAAAAGATCCAACGTTTACGGCAAAATCCGGTGCTTCAGTCGTTGTTTTTAACAGTGTTCAGACGATCAAGGAAATCTTGAAATCAAGGAAAAGTCATGGAATTTTCTGGGAAATGTATCAGAAAAAATaggaaattttaaataaagtctaaaatttctaaaattcaACTTTGCATACACTAAATCagaatagtacattgtgcaactaggTTGGGGGAAGATTGGTGTTTTCTGCAGAATATTGTGGGCAAACctataaattgtaaattgaaatttattgcagacacttttcaaagattttcaaaatttttataagctTCATTAtgtcataaattataattttataaattatatatatatatatatatatatatatatatatatatatatatatatatatatatatgctaaAAAACGCTTATAACGATCAAGGTTCGTACATATAAAgtatatatcgtcgctccctacgaagagtagcctGTTCAAATTTCtcgtcataagtagcacaactcaaaatttcccgcggagactaagtagcacaactcaaactttaaacGCAGCTAATTTCTGtaaaaatttcccgatttttgtGAAGCTGTTccaacatttttaaatattcacaatttacaactttttacctaatttaaaattgttttaaaaaatacaatattttagaaacattttttaaaattattcatattttttagaaatctactaaaatttctgaaaccttttaaaaatttgatgtttgtctgtctttgtccaagggTTTTCATTAACTTAACCAACAAAATAaaccaataaaaacgtaaaatactcacattttaagtaaaataAAGTCGCAAGTTATGCTACTCTTGACCGCATTTCTGAACTatgctactcttcgcggcaaatcgtgagttgtgctagtttttgtttgaaaatttgaactgcGCTAGTCTTGGTACGGAGCGAAGATATTATCTAGGCTGATCTTTATCTGGGATAAATAGGACTTATAGGAAAAACGCTCAAAAACgaccaaatttattttaaacttgttttttattacCCAAAGGGTGTGGATGCTCCTCGTAAGTGTTTTTTTAACCTCGTGTGTGGTTTGTAAGTACTCGTCTCCGTTTCGCTAACATCCACTTGCATTCGTGGTAGTTCGTCTTTAATTCGATTCGCAAACTACATACTCAAGCTAGAACACACCTTAGTATAAAAAGTATCTTACTTCTTAgaatacttaaaaaaattataactcaTTAGCACGCGcctcaaaaaaaaacttggcGATCTCTTTTAAAACTATCTAGTTCAGTTAGTGGTTAACAGCGTCCACTAAATCaagagcgtttttttttttttgttgcggAAATCCTGTAGGGTTTGAGAAAAATTCTGCAGATGTCAATTGCACAAGTTTTTTTCTCCCTAGGTTTTAAGTCATTGCCCGATCGTGGCGTGTATAATACGTTGTGTACAAAAGTacgaattaataataaaatttttccatAGAtgtagaataaaaaatattcacaacACATCAACTGGCCAAGTGTAGAATGCTTAATTAATATGTACCATTGTGAACAATAAAATGTGTAAAACTTTGgtatttctttaaaacttattCTAATGTGTATACATGggtgtaaaatatttttatgttagtgtaaaataaatcattaccaaacaaaaataaagttgtgtataatttaattgtgtataataatatgtgTTAAATACCAACCActcttaattattttctaaaaatttcaGTGCACAATATATTGTGTACAATTTGGAggtatattaaatattgatttctTTATCGTGTACATTTATACGCGTAGAacgatatataaatatttatattttccatGTGTGTTCAATCAAAAACACATTGCGCAGAATAAAAACTTCATAAACGTTTGTGTTATATTAAATCGTATAATTCTTATGTGTATGAAACTGACCCTGCCACGTTCTCCtttattatcaataaaataagCTACATTATCATTTCTATATTCAATTAATTCTTTGCAATCCACAATTTGTTTATTCatttctaatattttagttcccttattatataaatttatcatcgaatttttatctttttcattttctgatTCATCTTCGGATTGCGTTTCTTTAGTACTTTGTTCACTTATAGAATTATTATCGTTTCCTAACATCTTATTAAAGTGCGAAAGAATAATCACAATCAAATGAAACCAAGAAAAGACTGGATAACGAAAGCAATAACGATATCGTGCAATAAAAAAGAGGAACTGTATAAAATATGGAAAAGTGATCCTAGTAatctaacaaaaaaagaagcatataataattatgttaaaatacttaatagaattatattcaaagcaaaagaagaatttgataaaaaacatATAGAAATGAATATGTGCAATCAAAGGAATTTgtggaaaattattaataataaaatgggTAAGAATCCTAAAAAGTTCAATaacattaattatattataaataacaacaaaaaaatcacTGATGCAAATGAGATGGCCGAACATATGAACAACTTCTTTTGCGACATAGGTAAGCAGTTACAAGGCAAAATAAATATGCCAAAGAATGAGAAAATAAAGATGCCAAGCATGAATaacaaaagtatttttatacacCCAACAAACTATAAAGAAATAcaagaaataattaataatatgaaaaataaaaatggtgGAATTGATGGCATCAATACTCTGactttaaaaacaatacacAAGTATATTTGTGATCCTCTGGTTCACATAATAAATCTGAGTTTGGAAAAGGCAATATGGCCAGAAGCTCTAAAAATTGCAGAAATTATTCCTTTACACAAAGctaaagaaaaatatctactAAACAATTACAGACCAATTTCGCTAATATctaatattgcaaaaattttcgaaaaattgttGCATAAACGTATACTAAATTTCTTTGATGAATGTAGCTTGTTGTCAAAtaagcaatttggttttaGGAAAAACAGAAGTACTAAAGATGCCCTCTACCAAATAACAAATCAGATTTATAATCAActtgtaataatttataatcaaTTTGTAATCAAGCGGTATCTAAGTTCCACATTGCGATGACGGAGACCAAGAAATTAGATTTGTACTTTTCGTTCCGTAGATGAACATATCAGCCACGGATAGTGTCTAAAACTTCTAATGATGGGGCTTAGGACGTGCGATCCATAATTTTTGTTGTCTGACAGGGGGACATCAAAGTATCTGGGTAACCAATCTTGCTCAAAAATTTCTTGTAGACTTCATTAATAATCAAACATTTTATCTTTCTTTAATTTAAAGACCAGCGCACTTAGA carries:
- the LOC116417027 gene encoding uncharacterized protein LOC116417027; this translates as METQNLQHLLSQQNLNKNHTDSTTVANTNNLSRSNDAACGQQETRQILSTSSYTGPFRLYQQRNIYAQPQANLYNYTDIPMMPPGNCLFHSLIKILDLQISPTDLRRQLRESPFLRSCGDPLFTSQILHSDTEYGDMDYLYLFSRVYNQNICVHLQYTDIRTNTETLTFCHYNVTDSLNFMHLHLQNLHFTLYITVQDVITQNIINASVYCENHGNDMSDEVCHENDIFAIPDLSIQSYTNYYKHAQGHLHFYKIFTKNTFGISYAVCDRLWWNNDLKTTSEIHNDILEKILPVMYLAQNIGTKFLFYF